In Gemmatimonadota bacterium, a single genomic region encodes these proteins:
- a CDS encoding prolyl oligopeptidase family serine peptidase: MAAPKLLSAQQPFTPEIALEVRSPGVAALSADGRFAAVTYRSRMDRTGTDHGRFGDPTYVSSSGTRLAVIETASGDERWVEPEPLPLRGFSWSPDGRYLAYFASERIVDDPEGEHGPYKLRIYDAHEDEKRTVGLGTEREVASTSPLDWSPEGAELLIGLRPEGWAERAREAFRGLTTAAVIVQDSRNDFLAWDRVRNLANLQETVLVSVADGAVRDLVSEHTPQGVGFSEDGSYVTYSTTTRTRTSYTRRDGTEYELFRLDLAAGATPESLRSTGEERTSVSWNPARDAFAFTERGSVFVRRLDEPEAVDVTAAHGSMPAEERGDEAGDDDPESEADSARVRYSVERWSPGGGSLLLSSEDAWHLLDLEADAMRDLLDLGDSKGRPNRNPVAWSADGSRIYFTWSATDRWERGLKRLDTSTGAVETLVLDENLYGSWRFSDDGGTIVYSMSDGDRPADLWANDGEWSNPMRLTDANPQLAEVSLTRSELVEYLDVDGNNLYGILYYPANYRPGTKYPLVAEIYEQFFNNGFNENMNLITSQGWFGFRPSVRFEEGYPGEAWLKAVPNAINKIVERGLVDPEKVGVYGQSYGGYATNLLITQTDRFAAAANVSGKVNIISFLGDSPKITTRNYAAAEVGQDRIGATLWEQPHKYVDHSAVMFADRIETPLLMLSGEGDWNVPATNQREMYYALRRLGKEVVWVHYTAGGHGAGRASTAADFVDHWQRMFDWFGEHFGEEPPIG; encoded by the coding sequence TTGGCCGCACCGAAGCTCCTCTCGGCGCAGCAACCCTTCACTCCGGAGATCGCGCTCGAGGTGCGCAGCCCGGGCGTAGCCGCGCTGAGCGCCGACGGGCGTTTCGCGGCGGTCACCTACCGGAGTCGGATGGACCGGACCGGTACCGACCACGGACGTTTCGGCGACCCCACATACGTGTCGTCGTCAGGGACGAGGTTGGCCGTGATCGAGACCGCCTCGGGAGACGAGAGGTGGGTGGAGCCGGAGCCGCTGCCGCTGAGGGGCTTCTCGTGGTCCCCCGACGGTCGCTACCTGGCCTACTTCGCCTCGGAACGGATCGTGGACGACCCTGAAGGCGAGCACGGTCCCTACAAACTTCGGATTTATGACGCGCACGAAGACGAGAAGCGGACGGTCGGGCTAGGCACCGAGCGCGAGGTCGCGTCGACTTCACCGCTGGATTGGTCGCCGGAGGGCGCCGAACTCCTGATCGGCCTCAGGCCGGAGGGCTGGGCGGAAAGAGCGCGCGAGGCCTTCCGGGGACTGACCACCGCAGCGGTGATCGTGCAGGATTCGCGGAACGACTTCCTGGCCTGGGACCGGGTGCGCAATCTGGCGAACCTCCAAGAGACCGTCCTGGTCTCGGTCGCGGACGGGGCGGTGCGCGACCTGGTCTCCGAGCACACGCCGCAGGGCGTCGGGTTTTCGGAGGACGGATCCTACGTCACCTATTCGACGACGACCAGAACCCGAACGTCGTACACGCGCCGCGACGGGACCGAGTACGAGCTCTTCCGTCTCGATCTGGCCGCGGGCGCGACGCCCGAGTCACTCCGTTCCACCGGCGAAGAGAGGACGAGCGTCAGCTGGAACCCGGCGAGAGACGCGTTCGCCTTCACCGAGAGGGGCTCCGTCTTCGTACGGCGGCTGGACGAGCCCGAGGCGGTTGACGTGACGGCCGCGCACGGGAGTATGCCCGCCGAGGAAAGGGGAGACGAGGCCGGTGACGACGATCCGGAGAGCGAGGCCGACTCCGCCCGCGTCCGCTACTCGGTCGAACGCTGGAGTCCGGGTGGCGGCTCCCTGCTGCTCTCGTCCGAGGACGCCTGGCACCTGCTGGACCTGGAGGCGGACGCAATGCGCGACCTGCTCGACCTCGGAGATTCGAAAGGTCGTCCGAACCGAAACCCGGTCGCGTGGAGCGCGGACGGAAGTCGCATCTACTTCACCTGGTCGGCGACCGATCGCTGGGAACGCGGCCTCAAGCGACTCGACACCTCGACCGGCGCGGTCGAGACTCTCGTCCTCGACGAAAATCTCTACGGGTCGTGGCGGTTCTCGGACGACGGCGGCACTATCGTCTACTCGATGTCCGACGGCGATCGTCCCGCCGATCTCTGGGCGAACGACGGCGAGTGGTCGAATCCGATGAGGCTGACCGACGCCAATCCGCAGCTCGCCGAGGTCTCGCTCACCAGAAGCGAGCTCGTCGAGTACCTGGACGTGGACGGCAACAACCTCTACGGTATCCTCTACTATCCGGCCAACTACCGGCCGGGAACGAAGTACCCGCTCGTCGCGGAGATCTACGAACAGTTCTTCAACAACGGCTTCAACGAGAACATGAACCTGATCACTTCGCAGGGATGGTTCGGGTTCAGGCCCTCGGTCCGCTTCGAGGAAGGCTACCCGGGCGAAGCGTGGCTCAAGGCGGTTCCCAACGCGATCAACAAGATCGTCGAACGCGGGCTAGTGGATCCGGAAAAGGTCGGTGTCTACGGGCAGAGCTACGGCGGATACGCGACCAACCTGCTCATCACCCAGACCGACCGCTTCGCCGCCGCCGCCAACGTCTCGGGCAAGGTGAACATCATCTCCTTCCTGGGAGATTCGCCCAAGATCACCACGCGGAACTACGCCGCCGCCGAGGTCGGGCAGGATCGGATCGGCGCGACCCTGTGGGAGCAGCCGCACAAGTACGTGGACCATTCGGCGGTCATGTTCGCGGACCGCATCGAGACGCCTCTGCTCATGCTCTCGGGCGAGGGCGACTGGAACGTGCCGGCGACGAACCAGCGAGAGATGTATTACGCCCTCCGCCGCTTGGGCAAGGAGGTGGTTTGGGTCCACTACACCGCAGGTGGGCACGGAGCCGGGCGGGCGAGCACCGCCGCGGATTTCGTGGATCACTGGCAGCGCATGTTCGACTGGTTCGGCGAGCACTTCGGGGAAGAGCCGCCGATCGGTTAG